The Solibacillus sp. FSL R7-0668 genome includes the window AAGCAGCTTACTTTGTGCAGACCAAAGTGTTACGGTGATTAACCGCGCAGGTCAGGCTTTCCATGAAATTTCGACGTATATTAAAGAAATGTCACAGCAGGTGGAGCAAATATCTGCAACGTCCGAAGAGATTTCTGCCAGCGCCGAGGAAGCTGCCGCGACCGTTATGGAAATTTCGCATGGGACAGAGCAAACAGCAAGTAACGTCGAGCAAATCGCCGAGGCAACAGATGAGCAAGCTACCGTCATTCAACAAGTTGACGCATTATCCGCTCGCCTTGCCGCTCAAGCAAACGAATTACAAAATAGCCTCCATAAATTTAACTTATAAAAAAACAAGCCTTCCTTCAGTAGTTTTCACCACTGAAAGAAGGCTTAATTTTATTCACGCTCGCTTCTTTTATCCTTAGGCGCTACATAAAACGCGGCAAGTAATGAGGCAATGACCACTAAAAACGGTGCAACAAATATGATAAATTCATTCATTTTATATTCCCCCTATGCATGCTCATCATGCGCCCCTTTTACATATTCTTTATCAAATACAAATAGCTTAAACAGCAAGTAGAGCGATGGAATGAGTAACGCTGCTCCTAAAATAAAGGCAATGATAAGCGCAATCCCCATTTGGTAATTTGTCACGCTATCATGAATTGTTAGGTACGGATACAGTAAATACGGATAATGCGAAATACCATACGCAAAAAAAGCACAGGCAAATTGGGTAAATAACAAAATAATCGCTAATCCGTAATTGCGCTTC containing:
- the cydS gene encoding cytochrome bd oxidase small subunit CydS; protein product: MNEFIIFVAPFLVVIASLLAAFYVAPKDKRSERE